In Cydia strobilella chromosome 22, ilCydStro3.1, whole genome shotgun sequence, one genomic interval encodes:
- the LOC134751620 gene encoding uncharacterized protein K02A2.6-like translates to MAAKRLQHYAIFLSAFNYTIKHISTDRNPADYLSRLPKENDDTKYHALCINNTEIVNVKYINESEMKSLNWKLIQKNTKKDVILSKVRMYCQDGWPEKVSDKNLNPYYLRRHEISTDRDCIMWGHRIVIPENLQQTILEELHLTHFGTSRMIEMAKAYFWWPKLNECIEKVAGSCKLCLENRHNPSKAAPKCWPIPPGPWFRIHADFLGPLLGKMYLIIVDSYSKWPEAFLMTNIGSSLTITKFKELYLRYGFPVHLVTDNGTAFTSHEFQEFCRVTGVKHTFTAPHYPATNGAAERFVETFKSHMKKIIESGKSQNYALGIFLFDYRTTTHKTSGVTPARLMMGRELRNRFSLLRPAPIYQNLVEAQEKQLKYAKGARILELSEGDLVNVKEFRRGKKWSKGHIVKVLMPGSTFMVEVEGAKWKRHANQLHKL, encoded by the coding sequence ATGGCAGCTAAACGCCTTCAGCATTATGCAATTTTTCTTTCAGCGTTTAATTACACTATTAAACACATCAGTACAGACAGAAACCCAGCAGATTATTTGTCAAGACTACCAAAAGAGAATGATGATACAAAGTATCATGcattatgtataaataacacagaaattgtaaatgtaaaatatattaatgagtCTGAAATGAAATCTCTGAATTGGAAATTAAtccaaaaaaataccaaaaaagatGTAATTCTTTCTAAGGTACGTATGTATTGTCAGGATGGTTGGCCAGAAAAAGTGTCAGATAAAAATTTAAACCCATATTACTTGAGAAGACACGAGATTAGCACAGACAGAGATTGCATAATGTGGGGTCATCGAATCGTAATACCAGAAAACTTACAACAAACTATTTTAGAAGAACTGCATCTTACACACTTTGGAACCTCAAGAATGATTGAAATGGCCAAAGCTTACTTTTGGTGGCCTAAGCTTAATGAATGTATTGAAAAGGTAGCAGGCTCTTGCAAATTATGTTTAGAAAATAGACATAACCCGTCTAAAGCGGCTCCAAAGTGCTGGCCAATACCTCCGGGACCATGGTTTAGAATCCATGCAGATTTTTTAGGCCCATTATTGGGAAAAATGTATCTAATTATTGTTGACAGTTATTCCAAATGGCCTGAAGCATTTCTAATGACTAATATTGGTTCTAGCTTAACGATAACTAAATTTAAAGAATTATATTTAAGATATGGGTTCCCCGTTCACTTGGTAACGGATAATGGCACTGCCTTTACAAGTCACGAATTTCAAGAATTTTGTAGAGTCACAGGTGTTAAGCATACTTTCACTGCTCCTCACTATCCGGCCACTAATGGTGCGGCCGAAAGATTTGTAGAGACGTTTAAATCACACATGAAAAAAATTATTGAAAGTGGCAAATCGCAAAACTATGCCTTAGGCATATTTTTGTTTGATTACCGCACGACCACACACAAAACCAGCGGAGTAACTCCAGCTCGGTTGATGATGGGTAGAGAATTGCGAAATAGATTTTCACTATTAAGACCTGCACCCATATATCAAAATCTTGTAGAGGCCCAAGAAAAACAGTTAAAGTATGCTAAGGGTGCCAGAATTTTAGAATTATCTGAGGGTGACTTAGTTAATGTTAAGGAGTTTAGAAGGGGGAAGAAGTGGTCAAAAGGTCACATAGTTAAGGTTTTGATGCCTGGCTCTACTTTCATGGTAGAG